The Lepus europaeus isolate LE1 chromosome 5, mLepTim1.pri, whole genome shotgun sequence genome includes the window ACTGGACTCTGGGCCCTCTTGCAGAGAAATGGCGCCTCCTCCGCAGGAGGGCAGGAGGATCTACACCGATCTCCCATCCCCCAAGACCCCCAACCCTGCCTtcccacagaggcagagagtgaggtgATACCACGGACACTTGAGTCTGTAGAGCCAGAAATGGGAGCCGGAGCCCAGGCCTGAGGGGCTGAGTGTGGGCGTTAATACAGCTCTGCCCACCCTCGCTCCCTCCTGCTTCCTACTCCCACGCTCTCCCTCACCCCACCCGCACCAGCACAAAAGTCAAAGCTCCCAGACACGGCATAAAAACCACCCATGGCCAACAGCACCCCGGGGAGGAGGCCGGGGTTCATACCATTCTGCTCCTGATGAGTGCAAGAGCCAGGACGGAGCACTCCCCGACGCTCAGCGCGGCTTCCAGAAGCCCTGAAGACTCCTGCTCCCAGACCTCGGAGTGCCCTGGAACCATCTGGGGGCGGGGCGGTGGCAGAACGCACAtcctctgcatttctaacaaaagCCCAGGTCTACAGTCCACACAACGAGAGGCAAGCAACAAGACGGGTCTCCGTGGAGGCTGCCTGCACGTCCGGTTCCAGGGGGATCGGTATCTTTCTGCACAAGGTCCCAGGACCTGTGGAAGTGGACACACCCACCAGGCTGCCATGGCTGTAAGCTGGAAAGCCTTTTCTCAGCAAAGCCGCATCTGCCAGGAGCACAGCTtgggtggccagcactgggcctctGCGGGGGTGGCCTCCCGAGCTTACTTCCTCACAGGTCCGTGACTGGGGTAAATCCTTCCCCTCTCTGCATCTGAGCAATGGAGAGGACACTGCGAGCACTGAGTCTGGAGAGAAGCAGTGTTTACCACACAGCAGTGCAGGAAGAGCTCAGTAAATACCGCGATTCTTCATACTATAGAGAATACACAGGATAGttaacactcacacacagactgcctcatccagggtgggtgttgtggcgttgcaggttaagccactgcttgggatattcGCATCCCATATTGCCATGCctgtccgagtcccggctgctctgcttctgacccagcttcctgctaatgcacctgggaaggcagcagaagatggctcaagtgcttgggctctgccacccatgtgggagaccaggatggagttccaggctcctagatttggcttGGCTCAAacatggctgttacagccatttgggggaatgaatccactctctcctgcccttcctctctctctctcccctctttctctctgtcattctgcccttcaaataaataaatcttaaaatatatacatatacatacacacatacacacactcatacacacgcAGCCCATCTCCTTCCCCACAGGGTTTAGGTCCTCTTTCAAATTCCTCCCACCTTCCTGCCCACTCCCCCTTCCCTGGCCCCTAGCCCCGTGTGGTCTGGATGGGCCCcagaggggcagggacagggacaggacgtGGGGCTGTATCTGACAGGAACCCGAGGGGCTGGCCCGGGAGGGGATTGGGGCCCAGCTTCCTGAAGGGAGGATGGGCCGAGGCAGCACACACTGCCCGAGAAGATGCCCTCTTGGGCCCTCTTCGTGgtcacctcctgcctcctcctggcccccCACAGCCTGACACAAGTCACCAGCCAAGGTGAGGTGTGCAGAGGGTACAGATCACCTGTGCCCAGGGAGAGGGCGCTCTGGGAGGAGGACACAgggccctgggggggtgggggggtgggaggcaggaggctccACTGGTCCCTATAGGGGCCCATAAACAAGCCTGAGAGCACCCAGGGCCCCACTGACGACTGTTCCTCAGATGTCTCCTCGCTGGCCCTGGGCTCAGAGCCGCTGAACTGCTTCTCCCGAACATTTGAGGACCTGACTTGCTTCTGGGAGGAGAAACGGGCAGCGCCCAGTGGGACGTACCAGCTGCTCTATGCCTACGCAGGGTAGGTGCTGGGCTGTACCCCTCCCAGACAGCCATCCCTGCACTCAGCTTAGCCGACTTGCACTCTGGTAACttccctggctttggctctgtcAGAGGACTATTGCCTGAAGTAGCTGCTTCATGAGCAGGTGCGCTGTGGGTGtgtgcaggcagcggctcaagTCCCTACGCAGCCCCTACTCCCAACTATCCCAAGCAGTGAGAAGCAAATGGCGCTGACAAAAACAGGAGCTGGGCataggccagggcctggggcctcaGGGTTGAACATGGTGGCCCTGTAGGTAGGACCTCTCCCGTGCCGACAGGGAGAAGCCCCGTGCCTGTCCCCTGAGTGCCCAGAGTGTGACCTCCTTGGGGATCCGATACATGTGCCAGTTTCCAGCCCAGGATGAAGTTCGCCTCTTCGTCCCGCTGCACCTCTGGGTGAAGAACGTGTTCCTGGACCAGAATGTGACCGAGCGCGTGCTCTCTGTGGAGAGTGTGGGTAAGGGCGTCCTCCTGtcaccctggcccctgcacctgcaggtcaGCTCCGACTCAGGTCTGGGCATGCTCTTTCAGGACAAGCAGGCAGCTCCCCTGTTACCAGACTCCCAGAGACACCTCAAGAcccccagccctggcacccaGAGCCAGACTCACCCCAGGGCCACTCTGGTCTCCCATCGTGGACCCGGGGTCACTTACTTACCTGGTTGAAAGCCACAGAAtgtccactgtgtgccaggccctgtgctgggtgaCGAGGACAAGGTGGGGAACACAGGTCCCTGCTTTCCAGGAGCACCAAGGGATGGCTACACCACAGCCAGGCCACCTCCCTCGCCTGCCCCCAGGGGAGTGTTGGTCTGTGAACATTTGGAATCCAGAGGCTGCCCTGGCTCCACCTGCAGCAGCCTTCCCCATAGGCCAGGGTGGAGCCATGGACTATGGGTTCTGATGGACCCCGTTTTGCCCTCAGGCCTGCCGGCTCCCCCCAGCATCATTCAGGCTGCGGGAGGGGGACGGCCCGGGGAACTTCAGATCACCTGggaggcctcagccccagccatccaCGATTTCCTGAGGCACGAGCTCCGGTATGGCACCGTGGATCCCAGGAACACCAGCAGCCCGGTGGTCGTGCAGCTGCTCGCCACAGAAACCTGCTGCCCCACCCTGCAGTGGCCGCACCCAGCCGCCAGTCTGCAGCAGCCTCCATGTGCTCCACCCCGGGCACCCCAGCAGGACGGACCACGGCAGACCGCCCCCACTGGAGAAGTATCCCGGCCTTCTTCCACTCCACCTTCCTGGCCCTGCGTCCAGTTGGCCCTGGGAGGGGACAGGTCACACTTTGGGGACTGCAGCTTGAGTTGGTCCCTGATTTGTTACCTGGGCTCTGATCAGGCCTCAGCAGCCATGTCTATCCGGGGCAGTGGGGTCCCCCACTTGGGTCATTCACGCTGACAACGTTGAGGGCTTCCGGGCCTCCAAATTAATGGAGGTTTGCCTTAAAAACCCTGACCACCACCTCAAAACCTACGGCCCAGGCCCCCTGTTCGTGGGCCTCTCCATCCAGAAAGTTGGGGAGCGAGTTCCTCTCCCGGGGTGCTGCGGGCCTTCCAGCATGAGGAACGAGGCTGTCTCAGGTGAGAGCAGGCCTGGATCCCAACACAGATTTGTCTCCTAAGGCCCCATCTGTGACAGCATCGGGCGGAAGCTGCCTCATCTCAGGGCTCCAGCCTGGCAGCTCCTACTGGCTCCAGCTGCGCAGCCAACCTGACGGGGTCTCCCTCCACggctcctggggctcctggtCCTTCCCCGTCACTGTGGACCTTCCTGGGGATGCAGGTGGGTCAACCAGGGGGTGGGGAGTTGGGGAGAAGGTAGAAAAGACCTCgagagaggctggggctggacgtGGAGGCTCTGAGAAGCACGGTCGCCCGAGGATCTCACACTTGCTGCGGCACAGGATGAACTGTgtttggggaggggagagggaacagtaGATGGCCTAGAGCTGCTAGAGTCGGGGCACGCAGCCCTGATGGGACTTGCTTCTCTGACCCCAGAGGAAATTGGACTACAGTGCTTTACCTTGGACCTGAGGAATGTTACCTGTCagtggcagcagcaggagcaTGCTAGCTCCCAAGGCTTCTTCTACCACAGCCGGGCACAGTGCTGCCCCAGAGACAGGTGAGGGttgaactactttttttttttttttttttggagttggATGTCATGGGAGAGACATAGCTTGCAATAAGAAGGCAAAGATTTGTCCTTGGTCCCCTTCACCCACCTCCCTTCTGCCGCAACCCAAGAGCCCCTGTGCTCTATGAACAACTCCATATCCTCCAGGGGGTATTTTATCTTCTCGGCCTCTCTCCATTCCCACtgggagtatctgggtttggTTTGGCTTTAACTGTGACACCTGGGCCACTGAGACAGCTTAGTCTCACCTCCAATTTACCCCCCACTGCTGATAGGGTGACCTTCCTTGAGCTGAAGTTTTGCATGCTCATTGCAAAACTTGAACTTTGCATGCCTTTCCCTAATCAAATATGTATTGCAACTTCCCATGGTCTTTCAGATTATACAAAACTTACCCTGGCCTTCAAGGACTTCTACCAAACATCTCTCTGCTCCTTCACCCCTCTATCCAGTCTATAAGCAAGCTTTGTTGACTTTTACCTATTAAATTTCTCTAGAATCTATCATTACCTTGATACAAACCATCATCACCTCTCACTTGGGCTACTGAAAAGACCTATTAACTGATCTCCTCTCGAATCCTCCAAATAATTCTCCACACAGGAACtgcaatgatctttttttttttaattttatttatttatatgagaggcaaagttaagacagaaagaaagggagagacagagagaaaggtcttccatcccgctagttcacccccacaaatggccataacagacagagctgggctgatctgaagccaggaaccacttccaggtctcccaagtggttgtaggggcccaaagcacCTGcactaccttctactgctttctgaggccattagcagggagctggattggaagtgaagcagccaggattcaaaccagcacccatacgggatgctggcactgtgggcagaggcttaacctactatgccacagtgctggctcctggaataatcttttaaaaatgcaaagaattaTCATTTCAAAATCTCCAATAGGTTTTCCATTGATCTTGGGATAAAGAAGAGAACTCTATCACTGCCTTATAAAGCTCTAAAGAACTTAGCTCCCTTCGTTGTCTtcagtatcatgtttgtttgttttttaaagatttatttatttgaaaggcagttacagagagaaggagagagagagagatcttccagccgctggttcacgcccccaaatgTCAGGACTCCCCTACAACAgtaaggactgggccaggctgaagtcaggagcgaggagctaccagtctcctatgtgggtgcagggcccaggcacttgggccatcctccactgctttctcaggccattagtagaggcctagattggaagtggaggtgctgggTCACGAACTGgtccccacatggatgctggtgtcacaggctgtggctttatccactacgccacaacaccagcccccagaatcaTCTTAACTCTCTGCTACCCTTTGTTCTTTATGTTCCAGTGCTAGCTTCTCAGGTCCCCTCATATCCGCCATATTCCCTCCTGCTACTGGATCTCTGCCTGTGCTGTTCACCTGCTCTCCCATCTTCCCCTAACTTCTTATTAACTCAGTGTCACTTCCTTGGGCCATCAGCCCTTGGCCTGCCTTATTAGATGAAAAcgcaccattttatattcctgTCATGCCTTGTGCCTCTACTTCTTAAGTACTTACCactgttacaattttttttttaatttgttttatttgagaagcagagttatagacagagagaggtcttccatctgccagttcactccccatatgactacaatggccagagctgggctgattcgaagccagaagccagaatcttcttccgggcctcccacatgggtgcagcagcccaagcacttgggccatcttctcactgctttcccagaccataagcagggagctggatcggaagtggagcagccaggacttgaaatggcactcatatgggatgccggcactgtaggcagaggcttaacttacagtggcttaaccacagtgccgggcccctaagttacaatttttaaaaaggatttatttatttgaaagagatacagagagacagggagagacagagagagagagagagagagagagagagagagagagcttccatctgcttgttcactcctaagatgggccaggccaaagccagaagtttcatccaggtctcccatgtgggcggcaggggctcagagacttctgccatcttctgctgcttttcccgggcctctagcagggagctggattggaagtagaacagtcgGGAcatgacctggcacccatatgggatgcctgcattgcaggctgcagcttaacctgcaatgccacaacaccagcccaatgTTATAACTTTAACATTTATACTTCATGTGACGATttggttgatttaaaaaaaatcctctgtcagggcaggtgtttgacctagcagttaaggcactgGTAAAGATGGGACTtgaattcaaatcccagctccactctctctcaattccagcttcctgctaatactgatcttgggaggcagaagatgatggctcaagtggttgggtccctgccaagggAGATCTAGAAtgggtgcccagctcccagctttagccttgcccagcgccagccatcatgggcatttgggggagtaaatcagcaggggcacctctctctctctctctctctctctctctctctctctctctctctcataaatcttttaaaaaactgtctcCCAGAACTCCAATTGAGAAAGGATGATCTTGAATATACTTGTGTATGATGCATGAGGGCAAAGTCAAAATGACTTTactcataaatatattttcaccTACACTTTGCCTTCAACACAGTAAGTACTCAGTAAAAAAATGTTAaacggggccagcactatggtgcagtaggttaattctctgcctgtggcacaggcaccccatatgggcgctggttctagtcccagctgctcctcttctgatccagctctctgttgtggcctgggaaagcagtagaagatggcccaaatgtttgggcccctgtacccacatgggaaactgagaagaaacacctggctcctggcttcagatcggcgcagctccagccgttatggccatttggggagtgaatcaacggaaggaagacctctctctctgtttctccttctcactgtaactctacctctaaaataaataaaatgtatttttttaaatggagcataaaattaaaaaaatgttgaatgaataatGAAACATTATTAAcagttttaaagcatttttctatGCATTATAAATGAGGATACTTCTGAAAGTTCACGGAAagggccaggctgtggctgtggcagagccagtaaagctgccacctgcagtgctggcacctcccatgggtgctggttcaagtccaagctgctccactttggccatcaggggagtgaaccagcggatggaagatctctctgtttctctgcctctctgtaattctgcctttcttttacgctttaaagatttattttatttatttgaaaaacaaagttacagagaggggtctttcatttgctgtttcactctctaaatggcctcaacagcagagctgtgccgatctgaagccaggagttaggagcttcttccgggtctcccatgtgggtgcaggggcccaaggacgtgggctatcctccactgcttttccagggcatagcagagagctggattggaagtggagcagccgggactcgaaccggcacttatatggggtgccagtgctacagtccagggcttgaacccgctgtgccacagcactggtccctgtaactctgcctttcaaataaataaataagtaaatgttcatggaaattggaattttaaaagttattttggtgcaaaaaaaatttgaaatctataatTTCAGATGACAAATTtccacagacattttttttttgcatccctGGGTGGGCATGAACAcagattttttgaagaccccttgtgtgtCTACATACAACATTTAAGTTTTAAATACAAATAGGATCACATATATGTGGTTTCTTAACTCACCTTTTTAACTTAAACATGTCTTCGAGATcattaacaaaaaataataactCATTCCTTTTCACGACTGACAGCTGTCCTTAGTGTAGCGGTCTCATGAATGGGTTAGAGGGCGGCACAGCTGAAGGTGTGCCTTCCCGCCAGTGCAGGTTGCCAGGCCTGCCCCACCCAAGTCACCCCGGGCCTCTCCGGTTCCTGCAGCCTGCAGGCCCTGCGGAAGCCGTCTGCCACTCCTCGCCTTCACTGTCTCTCAAGTCATCGCTTTCCCTCTTGTCCCCTCTGCTACTGCCCCATTTCAGACGCTCAGACTTTTGAAAACCCACCACAGTTCAtagtggagttcccagcttctcctctcccTGCACAAATCCCTTCTACAGACTGCAGCTAGCGTACAAAGCTAGCTATGGCGTTTCCTTACTTAAAATCCTTAAATGCCTCCACAATTACAAGGGTAAGTTCAATCTCTTTGGAAAGACCACACAGCCACCCGGGGTCTGGTGTGCAGTCTCGCCAGGCCCTCCGTGCTAAACCCATTCTGTGCCACAGAGAgctccccacctcccagcagcGCACTCTTATCTTATCACGAGTGTGTGCCTCGGATGCCCGCTTGTCTCCTTTGCCTGTCCTATTTATAGTCCAAGACTCAGTCTAAACACTGCCTTATCCAGGAAACATTTCCTGACCCACCCAGTCTGGGTTAGATGCTCCTGTTTGATGCTCCCAAGTCagccactttcttttttattttttttctttcttttttatttatttgagaggcagagttacagatagagaaagggagaaacagaaagagagttcttccctctgctagttcactctccaaatggctgcaatggctgtagttgggctgatttgaagccaggagccaggaattcttccaggtatcccacatgggtgcaagggcccaagaacttacatcatcttctactgctttccctggtgcatcaccagggagctggatgggaagtggagcagccaggtcttgagccggtacccatgtgggataccagtgctgcaggtggaggcttaacctactatgccacagtgccagccccatcaagcCAGCCTTTGCACATCACAGAAAAATGTGTTTTCCCATTGACATGTGAGCTCCTTGAAGATTTTTCGTCTCTGGACTCATAGGGCCTAGCACCTGGTAGTGATGCCACTGGCACATGGTATCAATCATTTGTTGAACAAATAGATaaacatgcacactcacacacgtagTGATAAACAGTTTTAGGGACAGTTAGCCCCTTAGGGACTATAATTTGTTCTGTAAACAACTACTGAGGCTGACTGTGCCAGGCAAAAAAGGTTCC containing:
- the MPL gene encoding thrombopoietin receptor; amino-acid sequence: MPSWALFVVTSCLLLAPHSLTQVTSQDVSSLALGSEPLNCFSRTFEDLTCFWEEKRAAPSGTYQLLYAYAGEKPRACPLSAQSVTSLGIRYMCQFPAQDEVRLFVPLHLWVKNVFLDQNVTERVLSVESVGLPAPPSIIQAAGGGRPGELQITWEASAPAIHDFLRHELRYGTVDPRNTSSPVVVQLLATETCCPTLQWPHPAASLQQPPCAPPRAPQQDGPRQTAPTGEAPSVTASGGSCLISGLQPGSSYWLQLRSQPDGVSLHGSWGSWSFPVTVDLPGDAEEIGLQCFTLDLRNVTCQWQQQEHASSQGFFYHSRAQCCPRDRGPMWEKCEEEETTDPGAQPPEFSRCHFRARNDSRVHVRVEVTTAQGAVHSYLGSPFWIHQAVLIPTPNLHWTEVSSGQLELEWQQPSPWAARETCYQLRYTGEGLQDWKVLEPPLGARRGTLELRPRSRYRLQLRARLNGPTYQGPWSAWSSPARVETASETAWISMVTALLLVLGLSALLGLLLLRWQFPAHYRRLRHALWPSLPDLHRVLGQYLRDTAALSPPKATVSESYEEVEPSLLEILPKSSQRTPSPLCSSQVQLDYRGLQPSCLGTTPLSVCPPMAEPGTCCTTHIANHSYLPLSCWQQP